The proteins below come from a single Rosa rugosa chromosome 2, drRosRugo1.1, whole genome shotgun sequence genomic window:
- the LOC133734571 gene encoding cysteine-rich repeat secretory protein 38-like produces MSVLLHHSQTTSLIILLSSFFSLLKFVSCDSNSQNHPLHYIHHYCSQEYNLTDNPGFHDNVNILLSDLTSKSSGSSFYNSTAGDDREKVYALYLCRGDISSQVCHNCIDHAAQTLRENCTDFQDTTVYYEECMFRYSNRSIFATEQELPFRFWCSVKKVSDNATGDFNQSLTKLMGWLVDKAAFGNTTPIHFSTGEANTKTGDNGTSWLYGLMQCTPDITGSDCEKCLKAAIGSYQEFCAERMWAMILAPSCQLRYNTSPFMKTEKPAMPKSSTDGRGKNYKSYVALATVVLLSTIFVVRA; encoded by the exons ATGTCCGTACTTCTCCATCACTCACAAACCACATCGCTAATTATACTCCTTTCATCATTTTTCTCCCTCCTCAAATTTGTTTCTTGCGATTCCAATTCCCAGAATCACCCGCTTCACTACATCCACCATTACTGTTCCCAAGAATACAATCTCACTGACAACCCGGGGTTCCACGACAACGTCAACATCCTCCTCTCCGATCTCACCTCCAAATCTTCTGGATCCAGCTTCTACAACTCCACGGCCGGAGACGACCGCGAAAAAGTCTATGCTCTTTATCTCTGTCGAGGCGACATTAGCTCTCAAGTTTGCCATAACTGCATCGACCATGCAGCTCAAACCCTCCGAGAAAACTGCACCGACTTCCAAGACACCACCGTGTATTATGAGGAGTGCATGTTTCGATATTCAAACCGTTCCATTTTCGCCACGGAGCAGGAGCTTCCATTTCGATTTTGGTGCAGCGTGAAAAAAGTTTCTGACAACGCTACTGGTGATTTCAATCAGAGTCTGACCAAGTTGATGGGCTGGCTTGTGGATAAGGCCGCGTTTGGTAATACAACTCCCATTCATTTCTCGACAGGGGAAGCAAATACGAAAACCGGTGATAATGGCACGTCGTGGTTGTATGGCTTGATGCAGTGCACGCCTGATATAACTGGGAGTGATTGCGAAAAATGTTTGAAGGCGGCTATCGGCAGTTACCAGGAGTTCTGCGCCGAAAGAATGTGGGCGATGATTTTAGCCCCTAGTTGTCAGTTGCGGTATAATACAAGCCCTTTTATGAAGACAGAAAAACCCGCCATGCCAAAGAGTTCTACTGATG GAAGAGGGAAGAACTACAAATCATATGTTGCTCTTGCGACAGTGGTGCTTCTGTCCACCATATTTGTTGTACGTGCATGA